DNA sequence from the Paramormyrops kingsleyae isolate MSU_618 chromosome 14, PKINGS_0.4, whole genome shotgun sequence genome:
ATCCACAGCAGTTAAACACACACTTCCTTTGAAAATCCAAGTTGGGGTTGGCTACCTCAAACCACATTCACAACTCAAAAACAAACCATTTCAATTCCACAGCGGATACCACGAGCCGGGAGCCCACATCGCCCTATGGCTCGTCTTCCAGCTGAAGACCGTTCCCTTCAGGGTAGGTACCTTGGCCATGACCTCCGGGTCTGGGTCCTCAATGGGATCGGCCCACTCCACCGTCACCACATTGCCCCACACCTTCACCTTCCCGCTCATTAGTCTACGCCGTGCTTGGGCAGCAGTTTTGTGATCCTCGTACTCCAAGAAGCAGAAGCCTCTGTTCTTCTTCTTGTTATCCGGCTGATGGTACAATATTACATCACTGAGACCCTCTGGATGCAGGtggcgtggggggtggggatcaAAAAAGGGCAGCATGTCAATAAGGCGTGAGACCAATAGGCCTATGAGACTAGCCACGTCTagacaacaaacaaaaaaaacctcaaCACATACAGTACGCAACTAAGGGTGCCACTCCTTCCTTTAGAAGCTTCATGAGAAGGAATCATCTTTAAATCTCCCTCGACTTTCCACTGTCATTGCTTTacctgtgactttagcaaactCCTCCAAGATCTGCTCTTTCGTTTTGTTCTTGGGTATCGAGCCAACAAAGAGCCTGTTATTAGCAACAGATATGCAGACTCCTATGTGTTTGCCAGGCCGTATTTCACTGTTGTTACACTGCGGTGTTGGGGAGAGAGAGGAACATACCAACAGTTACCAAACTTGAACCTCTGCTCATCACCTTCTGTTTACCTGCATCTTCTGATCaacataccagcttcacagccTCCTCAGCAGCTTCTTTAGTGCAGAAAGTGATGAAGGCATATCCGCGGTTCAGCCCGCTGAAGGGGTCCATCATTAGCCTCAGGTCCCATATGGGCCCGGCCTTCTCAAACTGTGGAACAAGCTCATCCTCAAATAAGTCTCTCGGGATTTTGCCTACAAATATCTGAAGAGAAGAGGTGACATCAGACCAAGGTCACATTTATCCTGCAATGTCATAGCAATGATTTGGTAACTCCAAGGTCAAGGCATTGAAATCGTCCCACTTTGCAGATGGATTGTCAAACCTTTGACTCTTTGTGCTAGTAAATCCAACCAGTTTAACAGATCTCACAATCTTTAGAAAGATTAGAAAGAAAGATTGAAATTGATGTGCACAGCAATTACGACATCAGCAGGCTTACCTCTGTGCCCACTGGGGACTGTGTTCCTGGGTACACAGACTCTGGAGGGGGACCTCCATATTTTCTCTGACCTGTGGTCACGTCTAGTGTGTAGCCAGTTCTCTCCAACAGGGCCTGTTTCAGGTTTAAAATTGTTTACGTCACACGGCACAAGCGGCTATAGCAACTAGTGTAACGAACAACTTCAACCCACTAAACAATTACAAATCtgccaatcaatcaatcagacGGTCCCAAAAGTCCACTTTGGGTGGGGCAAGATGGGTGACAGCAGGAGGTTCAAATGGAAACTAATTTTGCAGCCATAATTTTGCAGTCCTGTAGGACCGTCCTGCAACTGTCAAACCCCCAGAGGCTTTTACAAAGTTTTAAAAGCTTTTAAAGCCGGCTACAGCCACAGGCACTGGGCTTTAGCTCACAGAGGAGACCAAGCCTGTTTGCAACATAGAACAGCATTACTAATTTGCTGCTTAGCTTGTGATTCTATCCAAAATGCTCTAGAATACTGTTCCTCCATAGGGCTGTATATTTTACTAAAGCCAGTAAAGTCCACCATCTTACTTGATAGTACTACAGAAAGGGTCCCTCCAAGTACTCAGAGACAATGTCACAGATCAACACATCAGCCCTTCCCCCACCACGAGCATGGTGAGTGTTGACTTTAGCACATACACATCCAGCAAAAAGGAAAGACATACTTTGATTTTGGCTTCATCAGGTCCTTTGTTACtttccaatacttttgtcccTTGTTTTTCCCGCTGCCGGTAGGTCTTCAttactccacacagaaaggcactTTTGTTCTGTAAGGGAGGGCGAGACGATTTGTCTACAACAACCTGGAAATTTCGATTCTTGTCCTCTGAAAGACTTAACTACAGCCACAGTTCACCGATACACACTTACTTGTACATGTGAAAGGTCACTGTCCTTAAACTCTAGGAGTACTTGCAGAGCACCGTCTTCATTAAACTCTTTCAAAGCTTCAAGTGCCCGTTCGTCTAAGTCACTGTGTACTACCAAACCTGGAGAAGAAGAGGAAACATTGAAACTCTGACGACACCGAGAGAGAGCATGTTCCTGACCCACACTAAGAGGTCACATAAAAGCCGCAGTACAGAAAGCACTCATGGCACCTAACCAAGCTAGGTACCACAGGCTCAACAGGACAGAGAACTGACCTGTCAACACACAGATTTTCTACAACTGGAACAGGCAGAGAGCATGAGAATCAAAGTTGGTATCATAAATTACCCTCAATAAAGCCTGACGCTTTTAAACATATAATCTGTAGTTAATCGTACAGTTAATGGTGAACAGGAGCAGATTTTGTGGAGAACAGGAGCAGATTTTGTGAAGAACAGG
Encoded proteins:
- the LOC111857931 gene encoding heterogeneous nuclear ribonucleoprotein Q-like isoform X3 encodes the protein MATEHINRNGTEEPMDTSAAVTHSEHFQALLEAGLPQKVAEKLDEIYLAGLVVHSDLDERALEALKEFNEDGALQVLLEFKDSDLSHVQNKSAFLCGVMKTYRQREKQGTKVLESNKGPDEAKIKALLERTGYTLDVTTGQRKYGGPPPESVYPGTQSPVGTEIFVGKIPRDLFEDELVPQFEKAGPIWDLRLMMDPFSGLNRGYAFITFCTKEAAEEAVKLCNNSEIRPGKHIGVCISVANNRLFVGSIPKNKTKEQILEEFAKVTEGLSDVILYHQPDNKKKNRGFCFLEYEDHKTAAQARRRLMSGKVKVWGNVVTVEWADPIEDPDPEVMAKVKVLFVRNLACTVTEEILEKTFSQFGKLERVKKLKDYAFIHFDERDGAVKALAEMNGKDVEGESIEIVFAKPPDQKRRERKVQRQYAKTTMYDDYYYYGPSYVPPPMRGRGRGGRGGYSYPPDYYGYEDYYYDYGYDYHNYRGGYEDPYYAYDDYQVPSQGRGSRGVAPPRGRGGAAAAPPRGRAGFSLRGGLGPSRGMRGARGSVHPRGRGQDKRVEAGPDL
- the LOC111857931 gene encoding heterogeneous nuclear ribonucleoprotein Q-like isoform X4, with the translated sequence MATEHINRNGTEEPMDTSAAVTHSEHFQALLEAGLPQKVAEKLDEIYLAGLVVHSDLDERALEALKEFNEDGALQVLLEFKDSDLSHVQNKSAFLCGVMKTYRQREKQGTKVLESNKGPDEAKIKALLERTGYTLDVTTGQRKYGGPPPESVYPGTQSPVGTEIFVGKIPRDLFEDELVPQFEKAGPIWDLRLMMDPFSGLNRGYAFITFCTKEAAEEAVKLCNNSEIRPGKHIGVCISVANNRLFVGSIPKNKTKEQILEEFAKVTEGLSDVILYHQPDNKKKNRGFCFLEYEDHKTAAQARRRLMSGKVKVWGNVVTVEWADPIEDPDPEVMAKVKVLFVRNLACTVTEEILEKTFSQFGKLERVKKLKDYAFIHFDERDGAVKALAEMNGKDVEGESIEIVFAKPPDQKRRERKVQRQYAKTTMYDDYYYYGPSYVPPPMRGRGRGGRGGYSYPPDYYGYEDYYYDYGYDYHNYRGGYEDPYYAYDDYQVPSQGRGSRGVAPPRGRGGAAAAPPRGRAGFSLRGGLGPSRGMRGARGSVHPRGRGDKRVEAGPDL